The Bubalus kerabau isolate K-KA32 ecotype Philippines breed swamp buffalo chromosome 8, PCC_UOA_SB_1v2, whole genome shotgun sequence genomic sequence ATCTTGGTATAGTGAGGTTGCCTTGATTTATGGGTATAGCTGCAAGTTCATAACCACCAATccaagggagaaggagggagggtgaAGGGAGAGAAGGATTGGCAGAAGTGTTTTATGAGTTTCATGTTTAATGCTTTTAACATGGTGCCTCGTTCTCGCTTCTAGAAAGCACTTAGCAGAtacaagccaaaaataaatggcTGTCCGTAGCTGACCAAACCCATGAGGGGGTGAAGGCGAGGGATATGTGTGTGCACGTTGTTGTGGTTGTTTATAGTTGTTTTTATACCTGAGCTGTAGGAGagtatttattttacaataaaaaccATGAGCTATTGATACTTTTTAACCAGAGTAAGAGAAGACACTGctaacctctctctctctgcgtCTCTCTCTCTTGCAAGACTGTCTTGCTGACACACTCTGTGCACTCTCTGACCTGATTCCCAGTCTTGTAAGCTATGCATGAGGCACGAACGTGGTGCTTTCAGAGCCATAAACATGCAGCGCATCCTCAAGAAACTTGGAGTAAGGTAGACAGAACATACAGGAAAAACCACATTTATGAAGCATTCTGTAACAAAGTCACTTCCTACATGACAGGCACTGCCgccttgtttaatcctcacaatatccTCATAAGTCAGCACTGTTGTTGGCCGGTCCACCAGCAGGTGACCTTCCTTGACCATGAACAGCCTCTCAAGATGATCCGGGACCATCATGGTTTCTGGGTCTTTTCAGAGAGATAAAAGGTAGAGCCTGCCCACCAGCAGGGCCATGTCACGCCTTCTATGAAGCTCTCACTGGTACACAATGGCAGTCTGTCCAAATGCGGGTAGAAGGTGCCCCTTGGGCAGAGGTGGGAGCTTCCCTGGAATCAAAGCTTTTATAACACTCCCTGGGCACGTTCCCCATTCCCTGCAGGGGCCATGTTCAGGTGTAGGATCGCCATGCTCTGGAAGCCCAAAGCTCCTGCTTCCTGTCAGCTATGTATAGATGGTTTCTAGCTCCTCCCAGGCCAGACGCCACTTAACCAGTCAGGGGGTCAGTCTTATAAGCAGTGCTGCCCAGTAGCATCTTTGATTTACCATCTTGGCAGGTTACCAGAGTTAATCAAAACCTCTTGCATAGAGAAGTAAGGAGAGTGTTCATTTTATCAACCTTGACCTTTCTGAGCATGGAGAGCAGAAACGAGGAGAACAACTCCACAGAGAAATCTGAAGAACGTATGAGTTGCAGACCTACATCAGTAGAAGCTGAAAAGGGACAGGGAACTTCTGGTGAAGCAGAGATAGCAAAAAATTCAGCACAGgggaccaaaagaaaaagagaaacaaaaaatagcACAGCCTGCGGTCCAGGAGACAAGTCACAACGTTGTGACGGTGTGAAACCTCCGAAGACACCGACGCGGATCCCCATCCCCCCTCTACCTGCTGTCCTGCCGCCTGTCAACCTGGTCCATAGGGACGTCATTCGTGCTTGGTGCCAGCAGttaaaactgagcaccaaaggcCCGAAACTAGATGGATATAAACGACTCTGTGAATATGCTTATCCTCATCAAAAAAACATTCCTGCCACAGCACAGGAGGCCAGGATCCTGTCACTATCAAAAAGGATAAAGATAGAAAAGGGGGAACTACCACTGGAATGCTCTCTTGAGAGAACGTCTTCTGAAGGGGCTGCTCCTCCTGCACCAGGGCCACCTGCCCTTGAGGGAGCTCCTCCGCCTCCTGAGGCTGTTGTATCAACTTCAGCCCCCAACTCAGAAGCTGTGTTTGCCGCCTGGAGCAGAATGACAGCCAGGGCCGTGAAGACGGAGTCAGTACGATCACAAGAGACTTGTGAGGTCCAGTGGTGCGTGGTCCACGGGAGAAGTCTCCCAGCTAACACAGAAGGCTGGGTTCGTTTACAGTTTCATGCTGGGCAGGCCTGGGTACCTGGAAAACGAAGGAGGGTGTCTGCATTCTTCCTGATACCGTCTGGTGACTTTCCACCCCCACACCTGGAGGACAATATGCTGTGCCCTGAGTGTGTACACAGGAATAAAGTATTAACAAAAAGCCTGCAGTGAGATCATAGTACCAGTAAAAGGGTACAGCTATGATTATAATTAATGATAGAGAAGTGACTACAATCAACTCCACGGTGACTTTAGACAGCTGAACTCTGGGCCGCTCCACTCTCTCCATGCTTCCTGCTTCCAGGGTGCACAGCCTGCTTACAAGGTTGCATGATAAAGAAAGCCTGTGAACTGAtgggaaacagaagcagaagtgacTGTCTCTCCAAAGATGCCCAGCCCTAAGGGAGCAGAGGATAAAGGAGAtggggacattttaaaaatactaagtcACTGAATGGAATTAATTTGCTTGAAAATGCCTCAGGTAAATCTCTACATTGAACAAAATGGGTCTTATAGGCAACAGTTGAAATTTGGTCATATACACCTTAAGCAGATATTCAACCTTATCCTCACCAGGCATGGTACAAGCAAAAATGTGTTTCCTGACGTGATACAATGTATCGCTGACAATATTCTTGCCCCAAAGAATCTATTTACAGGGAAGCAGTCAGTCCTGATTATGCCTCTTGTCTCAGGGTAATTAGGTGAGCTTACCATCCTTTGGGTGTCAGTTACTTAGATGTACCCATCCATATGTAAATATTCACAACTTATGCACTTAAGATgtctatattttatgtatatgtgagttatatataattttttaagtgttCCAGATTGAATGATACATTATAGTGCCTCTAGTAAAAAGgcaactagaaaattttaaacttaaaacttttattttaaaataaaatactctaGGCCAGATCAGGAGTGAGGTTGAACCAGGGCTGAGGCAGCCAAGGCCCCTCCTTCCCATATCAGTGGATCCTGCCCAGAGTATGCCTGGCTGCCGTTGCAGGCAAGTGGGGTGGAGTATGACTGGGCAGTGCGGGCACTGAGACAAAGCTGTTTCCAGTTACAAAGCAGGGATCACAGCAAACACACCCGCCACAGAAGCACTATGGCATTGCTTCTCCCTTCTGCTTAGCACCCCCCAAGGAGACTAACTGCCTACTTACACAGAAACTAGTGGAGACTCTGAAGCCCTTTGGGATTTTTGAAGAGAAAGAGGAACTTCAATGCAGGATTTTAATTTTGGGAAAATTAACCTGGTAAAAGACTGGATATGAGAAATCAGTGAAAGCAATAATCTTCCACAATCTCTAATTGAACATGCTGATGGGAAAATGTTTACCTCTGGATCTTACTGATTAGGTGTACATACAAAAAACTGCCAATATTGATGCATTGTGTGTTGCACCAAGACATGTTGATTGAAGTGACTTTTTCACCTCATTCTATGATAAGTTGAAATTACAGGGAGAAG encodes the following:
- the LOC129659288 gene encoding developmental pluripotency-associated protein 4-like — protein: MESRNEENNSTEKSEERMSCRPTSVEAEKGQGTSGEAEIAKNSAQGTKRKRETKNSTACGPGDKSQRCDGVKPPKTPTRIPIPPLPAVLPPVNLVHRDVIRAWCQQLKLSTKGPKLDGYKRLCEYAYPHQKNIPATAQEARILSLSKRIKIEKGELPLECSLERTSSEGAAPPAPGPPALEGAPPPPEAVVSTSAPNSEAVFAAWSRMTARAVKTESVRSQETCEVQWCVVHGRSLPANTEGWVRLQFHAGQAWVPGKRRRVSAFFLIPSGDFPPPHLEDNMLCPECVHRNKVLTKSLQ